From a single Corynebacterium kroppenstedtii DSM 44385 genomic region:
- a CDS encoding Cj0069 family protein: MQKNIVVFEVEGGNDKGPDGHRKDTMPIVNAIKAHDGWDSEVIYYDNTKADEIFDKVSKSSGGYISRVNPGKIPGGEKGYFELLTRLSDAGLVGMSSPEKMMDYGAKDALVKLNDTSLVPADTAAYYDVESFHETFPKSLSYGERVLKQNRGSTGSGIWRVRIEDKELANSVEPGTALPLDTMLVCTEAVDNHTEHKKLGEFMDFCDQYIVGDNGMLVDMRFMPRIVEGEIRILLVGDKPVFVVHKKPAAGGENFSATLFSGAQYTYDKPEEWQDLIDEFAAVRPVIADKLGGDGNVPLIWTADFMLDDGEDGEDTYVLGEINCSCVGFTSELDMGIQEMVADEAIRRVEEANA, from the coding sequence GTGCAGAAGAACATCGTTGTGTTCGAAGTTGAAGGCGGAAACGACAAGGGACCCGATGGTCACCGTAAAGACACGATGCCCATCGTTAACGCAATTAAAGCTCACGACGGCTGGGATTCAGAGGTCATCTACTACGACAACACCAAGGCCGACGAAATCTTCGATAAAGTATCCAAGTCCTCAGGCGGCTACATTTCTCGCGTGAACCCCGGCAAAATTCCCGGTGGTGAAAAGGGCTACTTCGAGTTGCTCACCCGTTTGAGCGACGCTGGCCTCGTCGGCATGTCGAGCCCCGAGAAGATGATGGACTACGGCGCGAAAGATGCGCTGGTGAAGCTCAACGACACGTCGCTCGTGCCCGCGGACACGGCAGCGTACTACGACGTCGAGAGCTTCCACGAGACCTTCCCGAAGTCGCTCTCCTACGGCGAGCGCGTGCTCAAGCAGAACCGCGGATCCACGGGGTCCGGTATCTGGCGTGTTCGCATCGAGGACAAAGAACTGGCCAACTCCGTTGAGCCGGGCACCGCTCTTCCGCTCGACACCATGCTGGTCTGCACGGAAGCCGTCGACAACCACACCGAGCACAAGAAGCTCGGCGAGTTCATGGACTTCTGTGACCAGTACATCGTCGGCGATAACGGCATGCTCGTGGACATGCGCTTCATGCCCCGCATCGTGGAGGGCGAAATCCGCATTCTCCTCGTTGGCGACAAGCCCGTTTTCGTCGTTCACAAGAAGCCAGCCGCCGGTGGTGAGAACTTCTCGGCCACCTTGTTCTCTGGCGCGCAGTACACCTACGACAAGCCGGAAGAGTGGCAGGACCTGATCGACGAATTCGCCGCTGTCCGCCCTGTTATTGCCGACAAGCTGGGTGGCGACGGCAACGTGCCGCTGATCTGGACCGCTGACTTCATGCTTGACGACGGTGAGGACGGCGAGGACACCTACGTCCTGGGCGAAATCAATTGCTCGTGTGTGGGCTTCACCTCTGAGCTGGACATGGGCATCCAGGAAATGGTTGCCGACGAAGCAATCCGTCGCGTTGAGGAAGCCAACGCCTAA
- a CDS encoding sulfurtransferase, producing MAAPLDPHPLLQDYAHPEKVVTSQWLGAKLGTPDVRVVESDEDSLLYDLGHIPTAIRIDWRRDLSDPITRNVISPEAFAQLMRDKGIRREDTVVIYGDHSNWWAAFAFWVFTLYGHPDVRLLNGGRDAWIRAERETTFAVPENPESTYPVPDVCTTGLISVGDLRESYESSQIIDVRTPAEYRGGTSDNASSTAKSTLRTGHIPGAVNIPWDSTVYPNSNFRSMDELREIFGALDSSNPTVTYCVTGERSAHTWFVLRYLLGWDDVKSYYGSWAEWGNMVGMPIVRGDRPL from the coding sequence ATGGCCGCGCCACTTGACCCCCACCCATTACTTCAGGACTACGCCCACCCGGAAAAAGTTGTTACCTCACAATGGTTGGGGGCAAAACTGGGCACCCCCGACGTCCGCGTCGTCGAATCGGACGAAGACAGTTTGCTCTACGATCTCGGCCACATCCCCACGGCCATTCGCATTGATTGGCGACGGGACCTCTCCGATCCGATCACCAGAAACGTCATCTCCCCCGAAGCGTTTGCTCAATTGATGCGCGATAAAGGGATCCGCCGGGAAGACACTGTCGTGATCTATGGCGACCATTCTAACTGGTGGGCGGCCTTCGCGTTCTGGGTTTTCACACTCTACGGGCACCCGGATGTCCGCCTGCTCAACGGTGGCCGGGATGCGTGGATCAGGGCCGAGCGGGAAACGACATTCGCCGTCCCAGAAAACCCGGAGTCCACCTACCCCGTGCCCGATGTGTGCACCACCGGGTTGATCTCTGTTGGCGACTTACGCGAATCCTACGAATCATCCCAGATTATCGACGTCCGTACGCCCGCGGAATACCGCGGCGGGACCTCCGATAACGCCTCGTCGACGGCGAAGTCAACATTGCGGACGGGCCACATCCCCGGCGCGGTGAACATCCCGTGGGATTCGACGGTGTATCCGAATAGCAATTTCCGCAGCATGGATGAATTGCGGGAGATTTTCGGTGCGCTGGATTCGTCGAACCCGACGGTGACTTATTGCGTGACGGGTGAGCGCAGTGCCCATACGTGGTTTGTGTTGCGTTATTTGTTGGGTTGGGATGATGTGAAGAGCTATTACGGCTCGTGGGCCGAGTGGGGGAATATGGTTGGGATGCCGATCGTGCGTGGCGATCGCCCGCTGTGA
- a CDS encoding acetyl/propionyl/methylcrotonyl-CoA carboxylase subunit alpha: MSADSKTIETKKITKVLVANRGEIAVRVIRAAKDAGIPSVAVYAEPDAEAPFVHLADEAFALGGQTSADSYLNFDKILDAAKKSGANAIHPGYGFLSENGDFAEAVENAGLIWIGPSPDSIRKLGDKVTARHIALAANAPMAPGTKEPVKDADEVVEFAKEHGLPIAIKAAFGGGGRGMKVAHSLDEVRDLYDSAVRESMAAFGRSECFVERYLDKARHVECQVVADMHGNYVVVSTRDCSLQRRFQKLVEEAPAPFLTDEQNERLHQSAKDICREAGYYGAGTVEYMVADDGLISFLEVNTRLQVEHPVSEEVTGWDLVQEQFRIAEGKELSRKEDPIPNGHAIEFRINGEDPGSNFMPAPGTVTKYVEPSGPGVRMDSGINEGEVIGGQFDSMLAKLIVWGKDRDQALARSARALDEYQVEGLATVIPFDRHIVKNPAFVGDGSSFDVYTKWIEQEWMETNPIEPYAGDTDADDDTTPSQKVVVEIDGRRVEVALPGDLALGGGGNGGAKKKKSKKRRGGGKAVSGDAVVAPMQGTIIKVNVEEGQEVQEGETVVVLEAMKMENPVKATKSGTVTGLDVEEGKGVSKGDPLMELK, from the coding sequence GTGTCCGCCGACAGTAAGACAATCGAGACCAAAAAAATCACCAAAGTTCTCGTCGCCAACCGTGGTGAGATCGCGGTTCGTGTGATCCGCGCCGCCAAGGACGCTGGAATCCCCAGCGTTGCGGTCTATGCCGAGCCCGATGCCGAGGCGCCGTTCGTCCATCTTGCCGACGAAGCCTTCGCACTGGGTGGCCAAACATCTGCGGATTCGTACTTGAATTTCGACAAGATTTTGGACGCGGCGAAGAAGTCGGGCGCGAACGCGATTCACCCTGGGTATGGCTTCTTGTCTGAGAACGGTGACTTCGCGGAGGCCGTCGAGAATGCTGGGTTGATCTGGATTGGACCGTCTCCTGATTCGATCCGGAAGCTGGGCGACAAGGTGACGGCCCGCCACATTGCGCTGGCGGCGAATGCTCCTATGGCTCCGGGGACGAAGGAACCCGTCAAGGATGCAGACGAGGTGGTGGAGTTCGCTAAGGAACACGGGCTTCCGATTGCGATTAAGGCGGCGTTCGGTGGTGGTGGCCGTGGTATGAAGGTCGCTCACAGCCTGGATGAGGTCCGTGACCTCTACGATTCCGCTGTCCGTGAGTCCATGGCAGCGTTCGGCCGGTCGGAGTGCTTCGTCGAGCGATACCTGGATAAGGCTCGTCACGTGGAGTGCCAGGTCGTGGCGGACATGCATGGCAATTACGTAGTGGTCTCTACCCGTGACTGCTCGTTGCAGCGTCGTTTCCAGAAGCTGGTTGAGGAGGCCCCCGCCCCCTTCTTGACCGATGAGCAAAATGAGCGTTTGCACCAGTCGGCGAAGGATATTTGCCGCGAGGCCGGATACTACGGCGCGGGCACCGTCGAATATATGGTTGCCGACGATGGTCTGATTTCCTTCCTTGAGGTGAACACCCGTCTGCAGGTGGAGCACCCCGTGTCGGAGGAAGTGACCGGGTGGGATCTCGTGCAGGAGCAGTTCCGTATCGCTGAAGGTAAGGAATTGTCGCGCAAAGAGGATCCGATTCCGAATGGCCACGCCATTGAGTTCCGTATTAATGGTGAGGATCCGGGCAGCAACTTCATGCCGGCTCCCGGTACGGTCACGAAGTATGTTGAGCCTTCTGGCCCGGGTGTCCGTATGGATTCCGGTATTAATGAGGGCGAGGTCATTGGTGGCCAGTTCGACTCCATGCTGGCCAAGCTCATCGTGTGGGGTAAGGACCGCGACCAGGCGCTTGCCCGCTCGGCCCGTGCCCTGGACGAGTACCAGGTTGAGGGCTTGGCGACGGTGATCCCGTTCGACCGCCACATCGTGAAGAACCCTGCCTTCGTGGGCGACGGCTCCTCCTTCGATGTCTACACGAAGTGGATTGAGCAAGAGTGGATGGAGACCAACCCCATCGAGCCGTACGCGGGTGACACCGATGCGGACGATGACACCACCCCGTCCCAGAAGGTTGTTGTCGAGATCGACGGCCGACGGGTTGAGGTTGCGCTGCCGGGTGATCTGGCACTTGGTGGTGGCGGCAATGGTGGCGCCAAGAAGAAGAAGTCGAAGAAGCGTCGCGGTGGCGGCAAGGCCGTGTCGGGTGACGCCGTTGTGGCCCCGATGCAGGGCACCATCATCAAGGTCAATGTTGAGGAAGGCCAGGAAGTTCAGGAAGGCGAGACTGTCGTCGTCCTGGAGGCCATGAAGATGGAGAACCCCGTGAAGGCCACGAAGTCCGGTACGGTCACCGGGCTGGATGTGGAAGAGGGCAAGGGTGTCTCCAAGGGCGATCCACTGATGGAGCTCAAGTAG
- a CDS encoding nucleobase:cation symporter-2 family protein, producing the protein MSSPAKTTSHSSPNHSPNPSGQAIAVDAWPGTVKALILGFQHVLAAYAGAVAVPLFVGYALVDAGRMSSSDIPHLIAADLLVAGIATIVQSVGLWRFGVRLPLIQGCTFSAAIPMVSIGSHYGVSAIYGSVIASGLFMIIFAPLFSSLLKLFPPLVTGTVLLIIGSTLIPVAAEWVGGGSEAKGTHEFGTGKNLLIATFVLVLILVIERWGPAWLARISVLVGMLSGLVACIPQGMVDWHSTASSHWFGATQPFYFGTPEFIPSAIGAMCIVSLVTMVEATGDIVAIGEITESPIDDKRIADGLRADGAATVLGGVFNTFQYTAFAQNIGVLSITRVRSRWVTSVAGGMLIVLGLIPKTASVVAAIPAPVLGGAGIALFGMVAASGVRTLSTVRFNSSNILVVAIPLALALLPATSPTLFAQMPSWAQTFLGSGICIGSVAAIVLNLMFNTGTRAPASHKDGTTAHDTPRGSSYGLADDDHDGFGDNPTALS; encoded by the coding sequence GTGAGCTCCCCTGCTAAGACCACATCACACTCGAGCCCTAACCACTCCCCCAACCCCTCGGGCCAGGCGATCGCCGTCGACGCCTGGCCTGGCACAGTCAAAGCGCTCATTCTCGGTTTCCAGCACGTGCTGGCGGCCTACGCGGGTGCGGTGGCTGTGCCTCTTTTTGTTGGCTACGCGTTAGTTGACGCTGGCCGGATGTCATCGTCGGACATTCCACATTTAATTGCCGCCGACCTTTTAGTCGCTGGTATCGCGACGATCGTACAATCTGTCGGTCTGTGGCGGTTCGGTGTCCGACTGCCCTTAATTCAAGGCTGCACATTCTCTGCAGCAATCCCCATGGTGAGTATCGGGTCGCACTATGGTGTGTCCGCCATTTACGGATCGGTGATCGCCTCCGGTCTGTTCATGATCATTTTCGCACCACTGTTCTCTAGCCTATTGAAGCTCTTCCCGCCGCTGGTTACGGGCACTGTGTTGTTAATCATCGGGTCAACCCTCATACCCGTGGCCGCCGAGTGGGTTGGTGGTGGCTCCGAGGCGAAAGGCACCCACGAGTTCGGCACCGGGAAGAACCTGCTGATCGCGACTTTCGTCCTGGTGCTCATTCTCGTCATTGAGCGCTGGGGGCCGGCGTGGCTCGCCCGCATTTCCGTGCTAGTCGGAATGCTCTCAGGCCTGGTGGCGTGCATCCCTCAAGGCATGGTGGACTGGCATTCCACCGCCTCATCACACTGGTTCGGCGCCACACAACCGTTCTACTTCGGTACGCCGGAATTCATCCCCTCGGCTATCGGCGCGATGTGCATCGTGTCCCTGGTCACCATGGTGGAGGCCACCGGTGACATCGTCGCCATCGGGGAAATCACCGAGTCCCCCATTGATGACAAGAGAATTGCCGACGGCCTCCGTGCCGACGGCGCTGCCACTGTGCTGGGTGGGGTCTTCAATACCTTCCAGTACACGGCATTTGCGCAGAATATCGGCGTGTTGTCGATTACCCGCGTGCGGTCGCGGTGGGTGACGTCGGTTGCCGGCGGGATGCTGATTGTGCTCGGTTTGATCCCTAAGACCGCGTCGGTGGTGGCCGCGATTCCGGCACCGGTGTTGGGCGGCGCTGGGATTGCGCTGTTCGGCATGGTGGCGGCGTCGGGGGTGAGGACGCTCTCCACGGTGCGGTTTAACTCGTCGAACATTTTGGTCGTGGCCATTCCGCTGGCTCTGGCGCTGCTGCCGGCGACGTCGCCGACGTTGTTTGCCCAGATGCCGTCGTGGGCGCAGACGTTCCTGGGGTCCGGAATCTGCATCGGGTCGGTGGCTGCGATTGTGCTGAACCTGATGTTTAACACCGGTACGCGGGCGCCCGCGTCGCACAAAGATGGGACGACGGCTCATGACACGCCTCGCGGGTCGTCGTATGGTCTTGCCGACGATGACCATGACGGCTTCGGAGACAACCCCACTGCGCTATCCTGA
- a CDS encoding DUF1707 domain-containing protein, which yields MPTNTGPFPSGTYRVSDDDRQHAIELLGIHFSQGRLTIDEYDQRVSSASAALNNDDLNALFTDLPGLPSATISKSSQSLVTMSDGTVLPPASYGRNIRLGLLLGSSTLLAMPVAINAALAPILFLIPLIFILLYIMKVGPESWHTASRIRQAKRLQRAQLRMDKEKLELERRKLRVEQKQRRREIQQDAMSSAMNFAHTVANSAKGISARRRR from the coding sequence ATGCCTACCAATACGGGGCCTTTCCCTTCGGGCACCTACCGAGTAAGCGATGATGATCGCCAGCATGCCATCGAGTTATTGGGCATCCACTTCTCACAGGGCCGCTTGACCATTGACGAGTACGACCAGCGGGTGTCGTCGGCTTCTGCTGCGCTGAATAATGACGACTTAAATGCCCTGTTCACGGACTTGCCAGGGCTTCCGTCTGCCACTATTTCGAAGAGCTCTCAATCGCTGGTGACGATGTCCGATGGCACTGTCCTCCCTCCAGCGTCATATGGGCGGAATATCCGGTTAGGGTTGCTGCTGGGATCATCCACTCTTCTCGCTATGCCCGTCGCGATTAATGCTGCGCTCGCACCCATTTTGTTCTTGATCCCCCTGATTTTCATCCTGCTCTACATCATGAAGGTGGGGCCGGAATCGTGGCACACCGCGTCGCGGATCCGCCAAGCGAAGCGTCTGCAGCGCGCTCAGCTGCGGATGGACAAGGAAAAACTGGAGTTGGAGCGACGGAAACTGCGGGTGGAGCAGAAGCAGCGGCGGCGGGAAATTCAACAGGACGCGATGAGTTCGGCCATGAACTTTGCGCACACTGTGGCGAATTCCGCGAAGGGAATCTCTGCCCGCCGACGTCGGTAG
- a CDS encoding NAD(P)H-quinone dehydrogenase, with protein sequence MAKRIVIIGGGPAGYEAALAGAKYGAEVTVVEDRGMGGSCVLHDCVPSKSFIAATGIRTDMRRADAMGFHAGYDGKRLPYAEVNKRVKHLAQTQSDDVQRQMIASEIRLIPGTARLNDYEPGRTIHRVLVEQADGSEETIECDLVLLATGATPRILPGAKPDGNRILTWRQIYDLEEVPEHLIVVGSGVTGAEFVSAFTELGVEVTMVASGDQILPHEDSDAARVLENVLDERGVHLVKRGRCKAVEYTDNGIKVILNDGREVEGSHALMTVGSVPNTRDLGLDKVGVDLTRSGHIKVDRVSRTSVPGIYAAGDCTDLFPLASVAAMQGRIAMYHALGEGVTPIRLRTVASAVFTRPELATVGVSQKQIESGEVSARIETYSLKGNPRAKMRSLNHGFVKVFCRKNSGIVIGGVVVAPSASELILPIAIAVTNRLTVEDLSRTFSVYPSLSGSVTEAARHLVAHDDLD encoded by the coding sequence GTGGCTAAACGGATCGTGATTATCGGCGGAGGCCCGGCGGGCTATGAAGCCGCATTAGCAGGCGCGAAGTACGGGGCGGAGGTCACGGTCGTTGAGGATCGGGGCATGGGGGGATCATGTGTTCTGCATGACTGTGTACCGTCGAAAAGCTTTATTGCCGCCACGGGTATTCGCACCGACATGCGTCGGGCGGATGCGATGGGCTTCCACGCAGGTTACGACGGCAAGCGGCTGCCGTACGCGGAAGTCAACAAGCGCGTCAAACACCTGGCTCAGACTCAGTCGGACGATGTGCAGCGGCAGATGATCGCCTCGGAGATTCGCCTGATTCCGGGGACCGCCAGGTTGAACGATTATGAGCCGGGCCGCACTATTCACCGCGTTTTGGTGGAGCAAGCCGATGGTTCAGAAGAAACAATTGAATGTGACCTTGTTCTCTTGGCGACGGGGGCCACGCCTCGTATCCTTCCCGGCGCGAAGCCCGATGGGAACCGCATCCTGACGTGGCGTCAGATTTATGACCTGGAGGAAGTACCGGAGCATCTCATTGTTGTCGGGTCCGGTGTGACGGGCGCGGAGTTTGTGTCGGCGTTCACTGAGTTGGGGGTAGAGGTCACGATGGTGGCCTCGGGGGATCAAATTCTTCCGCATGAGGATTCCGACGCTGCACGCGTGCTGGAAAATGTGCTGGACGAGCGGGGAGTTCACCTGGTCAAGCGTGGCCGGTGTAAGGCAGTGGAGTACACCGATAACGGGATCAAGGTCATTCTTAACGACGGGCGTGAGGTGGAGGGTTCTCACGCGTTGATGACCGTCGGCTCTGTGCCGAATACGCGTGATCTGGGGCTCGACAAGGTGGGGGTTGATCTGACACGTTCGGGCCACATCAAGGTTGACCGCGTATCCAGGACGTCGGTCCCCGGCATTTATGCGGCGGGGGACTGTACTGACTTGTTCCCGCTGGCGTCCGTCGCCGCGATGCAGGGGCGCATTGCTATGTATCACGCTTTGGGTGAGGGTGTTACCCCGATCCGGTTGCGGACGGTGGCGTCGGCAGTGTTTACCCGCCCGGAGCTGGCAACGGTGGGTGTATCCCAGAAGCAAATTGAATCTGGGGAAGTGTCTGCGCGAATTGAGACCTATTCGCTGAAAGGCAATCCGCGTGCCAAGATGCGGTCCCTTAACCACGGTTTTGTCAAGGTTTTCTGCCGCAAGAATTCCGGCATCGTCATTGGTGGTGTGGTGGTCGCCCCGTCGGCTTCCGAATTGATTTTGCCGATCGCTATTGCCGTGACGAACCGGTTGACCGTGGAGGACCTGAGCCGGACGTTCTCTGTGTACCCCTCGCTTTCCGGCTCGGTGACCGAGGCTGCCCGCCACTTGGTCGCTCACGACGACCTGGATTAA
- the upp gene encoding uracil phosphoribosyltransferase: MEIRVVDHPLVSSRLTIMRDKRSTNDVFRAALSDLGMMLVYEASRDLSVDTFPVSTPVDQADGFRLTEPPIIVPIIRAGLGMVDPALSMIPDAQVGFIGLARDETTHKPVPYLEALPDDLSGRPVFLVDPMLATGGSLLHAIRLLASRGADDITCICMVAAEPGVQALKAADLPVTRLVTATIDPSLNEDAYIVPGLGDAGDRLYGPRNIDL; the protein is encoded by the coding sequence ATGGAGATTAGGGTCGTTGATCATCCGTTGGTGTCGTCGAGGCTGACCATCATGCGCGATAAGCGCAGCACAAATGATGTTTTCCGGGCGGCGTTGTCAGATTTAGGCATGATGCTGGTGTACGAGGCCAGCCGAGATCTTTCAGTGGATACCTTCCCCGTGTCCACCCCGGTAGACCAGGCTGATGGATTCCGCCTGACCGAGCCCCCCATTATCGTTCCGATTATTCGTGCCGGGCTCGGCATGGTGGACCCAGCATTGTCCATGATTCCCGACGCTCAAGTGGGGTTCATCGGCTTGGCTCGTGATGAGACGACGCACAAGCCTGTGCCGTACTTGGAGGCGTTGCCGGATGACCTTTCTGGTCGCCCCGTCTTCCTCGTCGACCCCATGTTGGCGACGGGTGGCTCGCTGCTTCACGCGATCCGTCTGCTGGCCAGCCGGGGCGCGGACGACATCACCTGCATCTGCATGGTGGCCGCCGAACCGGGGGTGCAGGCGTTGAAGGCCGCCGACCTTCCTGTTACACGGTTGGTCACGGCGACGATCGATCCGTCGTTGAATGAGGATGCCTACATTGTCCCTGGTCTAGGCGACGCGGGCGACCGTCTGTATGGTCCCCGAAATATCGATCTGTAG
- a CDS encoding C40 family peptidase: MPSFIGSSVSSEAATLIEDTVHYITSLLPITPETPLPDFTHHYPLFDATQRELGAMLSGPWKESTSTVDSALVGEAGNAWHDGLDRAGKGAESLRRSAEDASHASIHIASTLIKGALDISGIANRYLTTATSLLTGSMSIPILLGPIPLKPGTGIMPALKKASAEARHEADTAAERINTELEGDVAVLQRLLEEPSPAFPQCEVDIPPDPPSAAVTTPAGSPPTLNSANDVEAGSPGASGSLGASTPAPGPALNTVPGGQAPVAQPPAVSTPPAAPPPPSHASASGASPQALQAVEAARSAIGTPYQWGGNTPGVGLDCSGLTHWAYAQAGVDIPRLAEAQTVGTQVTQDQLLPGDLVVWDGHVAMYVGDSMMIEAGDPVQTSPLRTTNMGMNFLGFYRPTG, from the coding sequence ATGCCTTCGTTTATTGGTTCATCTGTATCGTCCGAGGCCGCAACGCTCATTGAAGACACCGTTCACTACATCACGTCGCTGCTCCCGATCACCCCGGAAACGCCACTACCAGATTTCACTCACCATTACCCGCTTTTCGACGCCACGCAACGCGAACTCGGCGCGATGCTATCCGGGCCGTGGAAAGAGAGCACGTCAACTGTTGATAGTGCGCTGGTTGGCGAGGCGGGAAACGCGTGGCATGATGGACTGGATCGTGCTGGCAAGGGGGCGGAATCGCTCCGACGCTCGGCCGAGGACGCGTCGCACGCGAGCATCCACATAGCCAGCACCCTCATCAAAGGCGCGCTCGATATCTCCGGGATTGCTAACCGATATCTCACGACCGCGACGTCACTGCTCACTGGAAGCATGAGCATCCCTATTCTTTTGGGCCCAATCCCGTTGAAGCCCGGGACCGGGATCATGCCGGCGTTGAAAAAGGCATCCGCTGAAGCGCGACACGAAGCCGACACCGCAGCGGAACGTATCAACACGGAGCTCGAAGGCGATGTTGCAGTACTTCAGCGGTTGTTGGAGGAGCCGTCACCTGCCTTCCCGCAGTGCGAAGTGGACATACCGCCCGATCCACCGTCGGCAGCGGTAACGACCCCCGCTGGATCCCCACCCACGCTTAACTCTGCGAATGATGTGGAGGCCGGATCACCGGGGGCGTCAGGATCATTAGGGGCGTCAACACCTGCACCGGGACCGGCGCTGAATACCGTGCCGGGCGGCCAAGCACCTGTCGCCCAGCCACCAGCCGTTTCGACACCACCTGCTGCACCACCGCCACCATCACATGCGTCGGCCAGCGGAGCCTCACCCCAAGCACTACAAGCGGTAGAAGCCGCGCGCAGTGCCATCGGAACGCCGTACCAATGGGGAGGAAACACCCCCGGCGTCGGTCTTGACTGCTCAGGGCTCACACATTGGGCGTATGCCCAAGCAGGAGTAGACATTCCGCGGCTCGCTGAGGCGCAAACCGTCGGCACACAGGTCACCCAAGACCAACTTCTCCCCGGTGATCTTGTGGTGTGGGATGGACACGTCGCGATGTACGTCGGCGACAGCATGATGATAGAAGCAGGTGATCCCGTCCAAACCTCGCCGCTACGGACCACCAACATGGGGATGAACTTCCTCGGCTTCTACCGGCCCACGGGGTAA
- a CDS encoding ATP-binding cassette domain-containing protein has protein sequence MSDTAMTPPATPSPSAESRTPILALDDVTKAYGTHVALSHMTLSVYAGEVTCVLGDNGAGKSTLIKTLSGLHKPTEGRVLIDGETVALKSPKDAIARGISTVFQDLAVVPDMPVWRNFYLGHEVVRGPNWLGMVAPLDAEHMKKTTDTALKSMGIDLPDVTVPISTLSGGQRQVVAIARAVHFGARAIILDEPTAALGVKQSGMVLRFVQQAKERGLGVILITHNPHHAYLVGDHFVLLGHGRMQLDAGRQDITLEQLTAQMAGGEELESLSHELGQVRA, from the coding sequence CCGCAACCCCGTCGCCGTCGGCCGAGTCACGGACCCCGATCCTCGCGCTTGACGACGTCACCAAGGCCTATGGGACGCACGTCGCGCTCTCGCACATGACGCTGTCTGTCTATGCCGGCGAGGTGACCTGCGTGCTAGGCGACAATGGTGCCGGCAAGTCGACGCTGATCAAGACGCTATCGGGCCTGCACAAACCCACCGAGGGACGTGTTCTTATCGACGGCGAGACCGTTGCGCTGAAGTCCCCGAAGGACGCTATTGCCCGCGGTATTTCCACCGTCTTCCAGGATTTGGCAGTGGTGCCGGATATGCCGGTGTGGCGCAATTTCTACCTCGGGCACGAGGTGGTTCGCGGGCCGAACTGGCTGGGCATGGTTGCTCCCTTGGACGCGGAGCACATGAAAAAGACCACCGACACTGCGCTGAAGTCGATGGGCATTGATCTCCCCGACGTGACGGTGCCGATTTCGACGTTGTCCGGTGGGCAGCGCCAGGTTGTGGCGATCGCTCGAGCGGTTCACTTTGGTGCGCGGGCGATCATTCTGGATGAGCCAACGGCCGCGCTGGGCGTGAAGCAGTCGGGCATGGTGCTGCGGTTTGTTCAGCAGGCGAAGGAACGGGGGCTGGGCGTTATCTTGATCACCCACAACCCTCATCACGCCTATTTGGTGGGGGACCACTTTGTGTTGCTGGGGCACGGTCGCATGCAGTTGGATGCGGGCCGCCAGGACATCACGTTGGAGCAGCTCACCGCGCAAATGGCTGGCGGTGAGGAGCTCGAATCCCTATCCCACGAGCTCGGGCAGGTCCGCGCCTAG